DNA sequence from the Phoenix dactylifera cultivar Barhee BC4 chromosome 13, palm_55x_up_171113_PBpolish2nd_filt_p, whole genome shotgun sequence genome:
TCTTCCCATTCTCTTCTTGGCAAGACGAAGGCAGCCGAAATtccgaggagagagagagagagagagagaggaccagCTCTCTTCTGCAGAGCCAGAGAGGGGAGGCAGATCTGCGGTATGCCTCCATTTCCCTGATCTCAGTATCTTTCACATTTAATTACTGTCTCCTTTATTTTACTTTAGACGATGTTTTCTTGCCATTCTTGAAGAAGTTTTGTGATTCTTCTCTTCGATGTTGATATATTTTTGAGTAAAAGGAAGGGCTTCTTGTAGGAGTGGACTTGGTTACGGTCGTGCGAAGCAAAACAACGGATGATCCTCGTTGAGATTATGGGAATTCAATCCGTCCCTCGATCATGATTTCTTAGGATTGTATTTGGCTTCGATTTATTCGGGCTCTTTTGCTTTCTCAAGTAGATTGTCACAACGGGAATAGTGAATCGAGAGGGCTGGGCTATCTAGTGTCCTTACTTGTTGAGTATGTTTAGCTTAATTTTGTGCTTCTTTCTTCGTAGATCACAATGTCACGTAGACAAGTTCAATCTCTGATTAGGGGGCAGAATGAGGGCATGGTGATACCCTTTTGATCTCAGTCTCTTTCACGATTAATTACTGtctcctttatttttctttagacGATGTTTTCTTGCCATTCTTGAAGAGGTTTTGTGGTTCTTCTCTTTGATGTTGATATATTTTTGAGTGCAAGGAAGGGCTTCTTGTAGGAGTGGACTTGGTTACAGTAGTGCGAAGCAAAACAACGGATGATCCTCGTTGAGATTATGGGAATTCAATCCTTCCCTCGACCATGATTTCTTAGGATTGTATTTGGCTTCGATCTTTTTGAGACCTATCTAAACCCTCAAATTCTAAAACCTCAAGAATCTCTAGAATGTCTAAAATCTCTAAAAATTTTTAACAGAAAAGACAAAATCTCTAATGTTTTTACCCcatcaaaaactgaaaaaaaacaTATGGGTCTTTTTGCTCTTCTTCACTTTTGTGCTTTAAGTGGCACCGGTCAACTCCTAAAATTGATTTTACAATGATCTATTCTCTAAATTCAGTCTCTGTGCTGTGAAAACAACTCAATGAATGATGCATTGCAACCCTTGTACAACTTTTAAGACTCAAGTCTTGTCTTTTTTTATATCTTCAGCATTGCAGCCTGGCATGTTGAAGTGATTCACAGCTGAGAATCCGTCCATCTCTCTTAGCTTCGGCCGAGGGAACAGTGATGGAAGTCTATAGATCATCGTGAGAGATGATTGCAAGGAAGTGAAGCAGATTGAATTGCCACATTAGATATTTGAAATCATGCCTTCCATTATAGAGACAAATAAAACAAAGGATGCAGAATCCATGGTGACGGAATATAATTCACCGGACAAGAGAAGTTCACTTCAGCATCAGTCCCCAAGATTATCGAAAGAGAGGGAGTTATCCCCCAGGCAAAGCAGGAATATGAAATTGCTAGAGAAGGATAAGGCCTTGAAAACTACAAAGTTCAATAGACTAACAAGTTCAGATAAGGGGGGCTTGATCTCACCTATGCCCTTGCGGCCATGGCCTGGTAGGAAATCTACTGGGATCGAAGAGCCAGTAAAACACATGTCAAATGTTCCAGGTTATCTCCAACACATGGAGAGAGGATATGATGTTCAGGAGAAGGCACTGAATTTTGGAGTCCTTGATTGGGGGCTTCTTGAGAAATGGACTTACCAGCAGAAACACATCGTTCATGGGGGAAGTGGAAATTCTTCATCTAGTAGTAACGAGTCCTCATCATTTTCGACATTTGTGTCATCTTCCCAATCTCGTAGAAGCACAGCTAGCCCCCTTTCTCAAACAGAGCTCTCTGTTCCTATGGATGGTCATTGGAATCCATCTGTTCTAAGTAGCCGAAATAAGTTGATGGAGGAGGAAAGATCTGGGCGTGTTTTGTGTTTTTCTGGTTCAGAAGCTTCACCCATAAAATTTCCTTCTGGGCATGACCGGCAACTTGATTCAGATTATGGTACCAGTACTGATTGCTTGCGGCTCAAGAATGGTAAAGACGGAGTATGTTCAGATGGCGAAGCCATATTCCAGAATGTATCCCTGCCTCCAGATGTTGGGAATTCATGTTCGACATACAAGAACTATGATACCTCAGATTTTACACATAAGGCTGCAGAGGCACAAGATTGTAgatcaagtaaagaaggaaGGTGCCAGGGCTACCATAGCAGCCTACTCTCAGCCAAAGATTGGCTAGAAAAACAATGCTTAGATGAATCACCAAAGAAGGAAGGCATGCGGGGACATCTACAGCAGAGTGTTCGTGCAAAAGACAAAAGCTTTGAGTTCTCTGTATCTAATGATGGAAGGTCAATAGAGAAAACCCAGAACAGTCCTTCAAATAGCTCTCCTGAGATTGTCCAATCTGTCTTTCAATCTCCTCATGTTCCCCACTCATGTCCGCTCCCTTGTTCCATTTTGGCTGATGAACCTTATTCAGCCAGCATCATTCTGCAAGAAAATGAAGTAGCAACCACTAAATCGAGTGGTCCAATTGTGAAACACAACCATGTCACTGGATATTCTTGTGATCAATCTGCATTTAGGGCTGATAGATTAGGTCAAGGTGAAGCAAAAGAAGCCAGTGTAACAGGAAGAAAATTGCCTGACCATCTATCCAGTGCTGGGAGCATAAGATCTAGTTTACGGGTAAAACAATCAAAATCTATTACTTACCCAGATAAAACTGATGGAGATAAAGCAACCACTAATAACAGAGGTAGGCACAGTCCATTGAGGAGGTTGCTAGATCCATTACTGAAGCCAAAGCATCACAGGAATATTTCTGCTCCAATTGCAGCCCTGCCCATTCACCACTCTTATGAATTAAGTGACGCTGATAAGCCTTGTATACAGGAAGAATTAGCATTATCATGTGTGCCATTCGCATCATTGGATACAGGCATTAATTCCAATTGGCAGGCAAATGGAAACCCAAACTCCTCAAGCCCGCTGCGCACCGACAtcagtgggtcacttcaaggTAAGGGGCAGGCGGCATCAATGAGACATGCACTTCTGCAACTTGCTTGGAAGAATGGTCTGCCTTTGTTTATGTTCTCATCCAATGACAGCAATATTCTCGCAGCTACAATAAGGAAGAAAAGCATCTCAGATAAAGACTGTTGTGAATGCATTTATACGATTTTTTCTGTGCCTAAAGTTAAGAAGAAAAGTGGGGTGTGGATTAACCCTGGAAGCAAGAGTAGAAAGCGTGGCTTGCTCTCTGATGTTGTGGGCCAAATAAAGGTTTCATGTTCCAAGTTGACCAACTatgattccaagagtcattctGTCATAAGAGAATTTGTTTTGCTTGGTGCTGAACCATTACCGACATCCCACGAACCTGTTGGTTCCCCATTCAGCACGGAGCTCGCAGCTGTCATTGCTGAGGTTCCTCAGGAGAGGCCAGGAAGTCATGATGTTAATGTACTACGCTGCAGCAAATGCAGATACCTGTCACCAATGAATTCGGCAGAAAGTTTATGCTCCTGCTGTGGACAAAATGGTCTGCAGATTGAGCAGAGGAATGATGATTCAAGCTTACCTACTCTCACAGCCGTACTTCCAAGTGGGGTTCATGGCTTGTCAGGTACAGGAGTGCCATCCCCTTTGATCCAAAGATGGAAATCCGGCGGAACATGTGATTGTGGAGGTTGGGATGAGGGTTGTTTGCTAATGATTTTAACTGACAAGTTCCAAGAGAAGAGGAGCCCCGCTTCAGCCAAAGCTTATTGCAAAACAGATGGTACTCACCGATTTGAATTGTTCGTTCAGGTATGCAGATCAAGATCTGTCATTTGCTTCCTTTGATATATCTACTGCCAGCTGATTATTATCAGTTGAACTTACTGCTCGCTTTTATAATTTGATCTTTCTCAGGGCGAATCTCTTGAAAACAGACATGCCTTCAGCATGATTTCCTTCAAAGAGGGCCTGTATACAGTTGATTTCAGGGCACCCATTGCTTTATTGCAGGCTTTTGCAATTTGTATAGCAAACCTCCACAGCAGGAAGCCTTGATCACTCAGTGGAAGCACCTGCCTTGCAGGAACGCGTCTTTGCTGAGTATGCAAGAAGGAGTTCTGAGATCTTGCAGGAGGGAGATCCTGCAAGTAATGTACCAAACCATCCAGCTCTTTTCCCTGTCGGAAGGGCTTAATTGCCTCACTGATCATTGGAGTGAGGGGTATGGTATTTCGGCTTGTGCTCCTTCCGACTGCTTACGAGTTAATAGTGATGATGGATGGATCATCCCTCTAGTTACAGCTATCTTTTTTTGGTAAATGTTACAGCTATCTTCTATTTGCTAACATACCTTACCAGAGCTAGAGAAGATGACTCCTGTGTGACCAAAATGTGCGTTACAGAGGTTGGCATCATATTGTTCTTGTTTCTTCTTAAACTTGGTTTTATTATGTTGTCATATAAATATTAACAGCAGCAGAGGAAACTTCTTCACAATAGGAGATGAGGCATCTTGATATCATATTACCTCATGAAAAAATTGGAAAGAAATTTTCTTATGCACTCAAGTTTCAATGTTTTCACTTAGACCACCTCttgttaaaaatattttaaatcgaGTCTTTCAGGGTAATTATCTGATGCACTGTCATACAGCTGTGGCGTAGCCTAATGCTATTAATTATAAGCATTAAAAGTCAAAGTGCTTTTGGTTCTAAGAGGATCTAGGGTGGTACTTGAGAATCGTATTAGGGTTAAAAGTCTAAAACTAAACCTCTTCTTCCCTTGCTGTCCTAATCCAAGCAAAATCAGCCAAGATGAAACGAGATCTCCCACAATCAAAGTAGAAATCGAACCTAGAGAGCATCTTCGGGTCATTCCTTCATCATGTCCTTATCCTTTGGTCTTGCTATTGAAAGATAAGCTCATGGGTTCACCTGAAATtcgaagaaaatattttttttttaccttttatTGTTGACAAATAAGGCTCGGCTTGTGACATTGCTCCCAAATTTTCTTGTTTTAGGGCTATAGGTAAAAAGTGGTTACCTTAACTACGCAtggtgttgtttttttttttttgtgtgtgtgtgtggtttTTGCTCTGTTTTGGGGATTTGGTCTTCATTTTTGTGACAATGTTTATCATGTTTGCTTTCTATAAACATAGCGAGTATATTCTCTTTGGACCCCTGATATTGTATCTATGCTTGTTGTTTGCATGCTCTGAGACAAGATGGAGTGGATGTCTCATGCTTTGATAAATTATTGATTATCCCCAAACTATGAGACATTATGTAGCAATGGTGGTAATTTAAGTTGGGCTTTGATTCTATTGCAATCGAATGCTGATGTGGTCCCTAGCATGTTAATCGTGGTTTTTTGTCATGAAATTTTGTAGTGCCTCCTTTGCTTGTCTGTGGCATGGGTGTTCTTTTTGTGGTTATTGCTCTATttttgtggattttgtagtggAAGTACTTTAGCTCCCTAATTTATGGAAAATTGACTGCTAATATGGTCCCTAGCATGTTAGTCGTGGACTTCTATCCTAAATTATTGTAATATCTCCAATGTTAGCCATAGGTTTTTATGGTAACCTGACTCCCATTATTTGTGTGGCCCCTCACTTGTCAATAATGTTATTGTTGCCAATATAACTTTTGCGTTGGTTTTAGGAAAATTGTATTTTTCCTTCTTTACTTAAAAATGCATACTTTTTACTATTCAGAATTAGATATTGAGGTGATTACAATTGAGTTGCATCATGATGGTTCACTATTGTTCTTCCCATTTATGCAATCCAGAATTAGAATGCATTCATATATGTAAAACTATCTTTACTTTTAGGTCCTAAGAAACTATTTTGGCCTTAGAAGCATATTGCTTGTGCCTCCCTAAGGGATACTTCACAAGCCACCAAATCTAACTAGATCAGGACCAAGTGCATAAATCTATAATTCTTTATGTGGTAGACTAAAGTAGAGATAAACATTTTGGAGTGATATTTATTGGGCTTATGACTGTAATTTAGTTAAAGGGCGTTGGTGATTGGCTTTTGTGCTAGTTCTGAAATTTAGCAGGGAAATAATTATGTTTCTGGTGTTAGCGTACGTGCTATGATAGTAAATGTAAGTTTTGATGTACAATTGCTAATTCTATGAGTAGGACATGAATAAATTCATTTATGGTTAGACTAAGAAAAACAGGATGTATGGTTGGAAACACTGAACTAATGAATTTTGCTAAGACttaaaatcacaaaaaaatCACTGATCTTGTATCTTGTTCATGTACCATGTTTAAACCAATTTGATTTTTCGATTTCAAATGCATTGGATTTCAAAGATCAAATGTACAGTGTGGATTAAATAGTTTGTTTTTGACTCAAGTTATAGTGCGGATTTATTGTCTGTGTATTTAAGCTCCAGCTAGTCTGATTTATTTCAGCATCAATTTGCTGTTGGTGGATGGGATACTATATGAAATGGATTGGATTGTCTCTAAAAGGTTATGAGATGGATTGGATTGACCGGGAATGGTTGAACAATTGCAATGTAGTTATCTATGATGTAGTTTACTTATGCTACTGGAGTCCCTTAAAGCCTGACATTAGTAGCCTCTCAAGTAGTTACTAAATCCTTTAATCTATTTTCACTTCAATCTCAAGTAACTGAATAGTTACGCACGCAGTAACTAAAATCTTTAGTTTACTTAAGCTTAATATAAGCTTCGATTACTCTTAAGTAGTCTTAGTAATATATCAGTAGTtttaataaatagtttatttataCTAGCTTGTGGTTGGATTAGATTCAGTGAATCATATGATATTTCAATCTGCCCGCCGCTCTTTATTCATCTTGACATTTGTTTTCTGGAATCCAGGTGTGCATTCAGGTCGACAACTTATTTTTCTTTGCACTCAAAAACCCTGCACCTGAGTCTTACATGCACCCACACCATTGTTACACCATACGCATAATACCACATACAAAATCTCTAATACTCCTCATTGCACCTGAGTCCGCGAAACCCTCAACCTCGCTAACATTAATACCTAAGAGTAAGAGTATCATAAGGCAAGCTCACTTTTGCGTCCCAATTCTAGCTCAATGCAAGCACTTCCCTTGTGAATAGCCATGATGCTGCCAAGTACTTGGTGAGGCATTTTTTTGTCTCTGCAGGTCCAGGTCTCACCCTCTAGCTTTATGTTCCGTTGGATCAGTAGCTTCCGTATTTCTCTCGCGTGCAAACTCGTCGGAGGATCGTACCGTGAGAATAGCCATTGCCTCGGTAGCCTGCAACAACTATTTGAAGAAGAACAGGTAAATGGAGAAGAACAAGGCGTCAACAGCTTATTTGAAAGGGTGTCGTCTTGGGTTTGCAGCAGCCATTGTACCTCAAAATAGGACACCCCTAAAAGATCGGCCAGGATTTGCAGCAGTCCATGAGCTCTGTAGTCAAGATCTCCTTCTGCAGTGGCAAAGACGATCGGCATTAGTTGCAAAGATGCCAGAGCTCTTGCTGAGCTCTATGGTAAAATATGGTAAACTCTCTTTTTCCTACTCTCTGTTGCCTCTTCTACTTCTTaccaaaatcttttttttagaGGAGAATGCCGTCTTTGGTTTGTCCCTTGGCACCATGTCTTTTACGCTTAAATTATCTCTTTTACCCTTAAATGGGCCAGATAAAGCTACAAGAATCTACGGGCATTTGAGGGAATTATGACTTAAAATTAGTCGAGTGAGGGTCGCTTGACGTCTTTATGTTAACAGAGATCGACAGATATATCACATTACATCTGAAAATTAACCTGAGGATCATGATTGaagatttttaaaaaagaagggCCTATTATAAAAAATGCTAAATTTGAGGAggtcaaaagttttttttttcccctagaAAACAATCCTCATTACCATACGTTATTTTTGCAGTGgaatgataaaagaaaccaAAGATTCTTTTTCTGACACAAGACAAGAAGCTGTTGCGTGCAATTTTCACTACATAGatatagttgtttttttttttttttttgctaaaatagaTATAGTTGTTTCGTTTGCCCTCTAGGTCAAGTCCATTTGATTTGAGTGGAGGCAACTTAAAAATTTGCAAACCGTTGACATTGAGATGCGAGAATCTCTTCCTTCTTGGAAACTCTGATTATGATCGTATGCTCTCTTATAATTGCAGGATGTTCCTGATTTTGTTTTTGTACTTAGTTTGATTGCTCTCAACAACCAATTAAAGCTTACTGCAGGTACCCTAGACAAAACAAAGTCAAGCCAAATTACGTTTGTGCAGGTGCAAATGTGCACGTTATCCTCCTTCATTTGTCCAATCAATATGCACGCAGACACATTGAACTCTGTTCAGAGCAGGGCACTGGTGATATTGCTCAAATTCTATCCGactatattttaataatataaaaatataaaaagtgtAGATCAATTCGTTCGATTCATGATGATGAAAGACGGGAGCTAATCTGCCATAAAGAGCTAGAAATctgcatacaaaaaaaaaaaaaaaaaggttcaccAAGATGGTTTTGGTCGGTCTCTTCGGATATTTAAATTAGGCAGAATTTTGATATAATAGTGAGaaatagtaaaaaaataaaaagtatatTTTTTGGACCGTTAGATCTGAATTTAGATGCTCGGCCATACGGTAATTAATATTGTCTTGGATGCTTGATGTATTGCTCGGTCTAATCCGTCAAGCATAAAAAACAATAAGAGCGCGGGGCAATGCTGACATGCACAACTAAACTACGAAATAAATCGTCATATCGTGATCCGGTATGATGTAAAATATAAAAGACAGGTACAAATATGCCGGAGCACCATGGGCACGATGGAATTAATTTCTGGTCCTGAACAATGATAAAATCTTACGGTAGGTGTTGCAATATTTACAGAATTACAGAGATCATGACCTGCCATCTTCCTCGTGCGTTGGATCCGAATCCTCTACGTCGAGTGCAGCAACCTTGGAATGGCCAATCCTTGGGAGGGCCTGAGCTCTGGTAGGTGGACGCGCGCTGTTCACCATTGCATCGCAGCCTGGCTTCTCCTCTTCCAGGTCCCCCGGAGGCAAGAAGCAGTCCACGGACAAGCCCCGTATATTAAAGTCTACCTCTTCGACGGCCCACGCCTCTTCCATGCGCGTCCTTGTGTGCCCATCATCGTCGGAGCCGCCGAACCGGAACAGAGATGCAGCGGTGCGCCCGGCGTGCGCGATATAGATGCCATCAATGGGCCGGTAGTCTTCGACGAATGACTCCATGGTGGTCTCCCAGTAGGCGCTCTCCTCGCTCGCGGATTTGATCCGGAGGAGAAGGGAGTCTTCTAATTGGACGAGCAGGCCGGTCCGCTGGCTGAAGTAGCCCCACACCGAGTGCCTGATGATCTCCACGCCGCCGCTGCTTCGGGCTCGCAGGGCCGCCGCTTGGGCGTCCAGCCTTAAGACGAAGCAATCCTCGCCGTTCACCGCCTTCTCCCCGAGGCAGACAGCGTCGGAGAATAAGCTGGCCGTGGACCTTGGATCGAGACCCTGCGATGATGAAAAAGTCCATCGGATTAATTGGCCGTGACGTCGTAAAGTGGACTTTTTGTCCGAAACCTACTGTGCTGCGCCCACGGAAACCGGCGAAACAGCGGACATCCCACCCACCATGTGAGCTGTCTGCACTTGGCACATGGCTTCACGTTGGGCGGTCGTCCTCCGTTTAGCCTTCTGGCTCGAGAACGTACTCGATGCCGTGTACAAACAGATGGCAAGACGGCGGCCCACTTAACTCTGACAATTGGTATACGTAACAACTGAATCCAAACGTGATTGACATGCATTAATTTTGATCAACGCGGTCTAGTTTCAGGGTCTAATTAAAGAAGGGTACCTGCTCTAGTGCTCTCCTCCTCTACAAGGATCAAATTTTAAGTAACTCCTCCTACTTGCTAAGATCGTATCGGGTCAAGGCTTAGTCTCAGCAGGGTTCTAATGTGGGCGAATAATCGCTTAACCGGCCCGCTGCTTAATTATGATTAAACTAACGCCCCCATGGAAGCAGCAGCATGTTAATTTTGTTATGTCGTGTTGTTACCTGAAGAGCTCGGCGAAGGGGTCGTGGAGGTCCCCTAGAGGCATGGGACTGGTGCCATGGTGTTTGCCTCCACGCCACCTTGCCGTCGCTGCCGGCGCTGATCTTGCGCCCAGCCACCACCAGCTCGAGGCACCACAGGTCCGGCTTCTTCTGCCAGAGCACGAACCCTCCCATCTCCCCTCCACGTCCACCTTTGGTCACCTTCTTATTGGTAGGGCCGGTGTCATTGCCGTTCGCCGTGAGGAGTACTTCTGAGGCTGTCATCCTAACTTTCCCAATGGCATACATACTATTCACCGAGTTTAAAGCCTGCTCCCCGCCTGACGCTGCGATGTATTGCTGTATTATGTATTTCGCCATCGATGCCTCCTGCCATTTACACGGAACAAAAGGAgagtaaggaaaaaaaaaaaaaaagagggggggtGGTTATAAATTAGGAGAAGAACATCTAGATGTTAACATCAAGAATAGCTGTTTTTAGCACTGTTCGATAAACGTTAACATGCACAACGAAACAAGTCTTACAATAGGGTCCTCCGCTTTGATGTGGTGGCTGATGATGGATTTTTGGGCTTGGACGGGGAGCGGGACGAGGGGCGCACCGATAACGCCGAGCATGAgctggaggagctcggcttctcgGCCGAGAGAAGAGGGTGCAGGACGGTCTACATGGGATCGCATCCACGCCTTCATGTTGGTGTACAGAGATTTGTGGCTTCTAGAGTTGCCTCCGGACGAGAACATCTCTTCAGGGATTGGGACTTCGAGGACGGTGTCCAGACCATCTTCTCGGTCTAGGTTTGCGCTTAGCTTCCTCATGGAAGAAGAACCAGAAGAGATGCCGATGGAGACGCTGCAAATTATAagtcttctttggcttcttcttcttctccacttTTAACTCTCCATAGGGCTTGCCCCTGGTCGACAACTGGGCCCTTGCTGACTCGCTCTTCGATCGTGGCCGCAcgctctctttcctttcttccttcctttctaccGGACGAGACTGACTTCGGTGTGCTTTATTTAAAGCGTCTTCCGGGTTTCTGCTTTTGTACGTTTCTTTTGTGTCCGTAAAGTCTTTCGTTTTAGACGTTGGGACACTGGTGGCGGGTCCCCAACGTAGAAGTAACCAAAGCGGCCGGCGTTTGATCAAGAATCAAGGGCTGATTGGTCTAATGATGGTTCCCCATGCTGTCGGGGTTGTTGGGATTCTCGCCGACCTCCCGCAATTTGACAGCTAATCCTCAAAAATTATTGTgcgtatatatatattgaatgtTAATTTATATTAATCATGTTGGAAATCAAGCTTGAAATTGAGCTTGAATTCAAGCTTGGATTAAATTGAGAATTTACAATTAAGATCTATATTCGGCCCGGTTCAAAGTTAAGCTCAAATGAAATTAATAATAGTAAATAATAAATCATGCTTGAACAACAGTAAACGGAGCACCGGCCAAGGGCAGGGACGGAGGCGATGAGGCGTAGGGTGCCCTTAACATCAACAAGAATTAAAGTTATGCatgttctctctctccccacccGCACGCTGGCATCTTTAAGTAACAAGAGGCACGAAACCATGTATACTTTAGGGAATGGCTTAGAGGTAGAATCTTATCCCCGTTGAGATTGCGCACCGACCACAAGGATATGCGAGGAATGTTTGGAAGCTTATCATAATATGAGATGATGAGCGTTGCGTTGGAGGCTGAGATCATATACAATTAAAGAACATGATGGTTATTGCTGTTGAAAAATTGTTGACGCGGTCGGTGAGGATTATGTTCAGAACGACCTGGATTTGCTGCCAGTCTTTGTGTATGATGATAGGCCGAGGCTGAGCTGTAATATATAAATGCTAGTTTGAGAGAATTTGAATAACTTTGTGCATCCTCAACATACTCCTATTAGTTGGTCCGCCATGTTGGCTAGGATGTGCTCCGTACCATGGATGGCTAATTTAAAAGCCGGCGAGATAGAGTCAATCGAGATTGTGCCTTCCTTCTCGCCGTGGAAAGAGGGTGCAAAGCAAGTCTCATGGCGTCCTCCGCAGCCGCAACCCCAACATTGCTACGATCCACGGGAACCGTCTCCACCGTCCAAGCGTGGCTTGCAACCTCCACAACGAGCATTGGTTGACCTTGACGAGATTTTCGGCGCGGGCTCCAGAGAAGAGGGTTCCGAACATTGAATCTCGCGGAGGCTGCTTTCAAGACGTATCCTGAAGAAAATTGAAACGTATAA
Encoded proteins:
- the LOC103722538 gene encoding uncharacterized protein LOC103722538 codes for the protein MPSIIETNKTKDAESMVTEYNSPDKRSSLQHQSPRLSKERELSPRQSRNMKLLEKDKALKTTKFNRLTSSDKGGLISPMPLRPWPGRKSTGIEEPVKHMSNVPGYLQHMERGYDVQEKALNFGVLDWGLLEKWTYQQKHIVHGGSGNSSSSSNESSSFSTFVSSSQSRRSTASPLSQTELSVPMDGHWNPSVLSSRNKLMEEERSGRVLCFSGSEASPIKFPSGHDRQLDSDYGTSTDCLRLKNGKDGVCSDGEAIFQNVSLPPDVGNSCSTYKNYDTSDFTHKAAEAQDCRSSKEGRCQGYHSSLLSAKDWLEKQCLDESPKKEGMRGHLQQSVRAKDKSFEFSVSNDGRSIEKTQNSPSNSSPEIVQSVFQSPHVPHSCPLPCSILADEPYSASIILQENEVATTKSSGPIVKHNHVTGYSCDQSAFRADRLGQGEAKEASVTGRKLPDHLSSAGSIRSSLRVKQSKSITYPDKTDGDKATTNNRGRHSPLRRLLDPLLKPKHHRNISAPIAALPIHHSYELSDADKPCIQEELALSCVPFASLDTGINSNWQANGNPNSSSPLRTDISGSLQGKGQAASMRHALLQLAWKNGLPLFMFSSNDSNILAATIRKKSISDKDCCECIYTIFSVPKVKKKSGVWINPGSKSRKRGLLSDVVGQIKVSCSKLTNYDSKSHSVIREFVLLGAEPLPTSHEPVGSPFSTELAAVIAEVPQERPGSHDVNVLRCSKCRYLSPMNSAESLCSCCGQNGLQIEQRNDDSSLPTLTAVLPSGVHGLSGTGVPSPLIQRWKSGGTCDCGGWDEGCLLMILTDKFQEKRSPASAKAYCKTDGTHRFELFVQGESLENRHAFSMISFKEGLYTVDFRAPIALLQAFAICIANLHSRKP
- the LOC103722536 gene encoding uncharacterized protein LOC103722536, whose product is MRKLSANLDREDGLDTVLEVPIPEEMFSSGGNSRSHKSLYTNMKAWMRSHVDRPAPSSLGREAELLQLMLGVIGAPLVPLPVQAQKSIISHHIKAEDPIEASMAKYIIQQYIAASGGEQALNSVNSMYAIGKVRMTASEVLLTANGNDTGPTNKKVTKGGRGGEMGGFVLWQKKPDLWCLELVVAGRKISAGSDGKVAWRQTPWHQSHASRGPPRPLRRALQGLDPRSTASLFSDAVCLGEKAVNGEDCFVLRLDAQAAALRARSSGGVEIIRHSVWGYFSQRTGLLVQLEDSLLLRIKSASEESAYWETTMESFVEDYRPIDGIYIAHAGRTAASLFRFGGSDDDGHTRTRMEEAWAVEEVDFNIRGLSVDCFLPPGDLEEEKPGCDAMVNSARPPTRAQALPRIGHSKVAALDVEDSDPTHEEDGRRRS